From a region of the bacterium genome:
- a CDS encoding amidohydrolase, translating into MSTRILHLPVRRRSDTRGHPLFRTAVAALALLVAAAPTWRQPHPARAAAPPAPGTEPARQPGTVAFIGVNVVPMDRERVIENQTVLVRDGRIVEVGPAAEVQVPTGALRVDAAGKYLMPGLAEMHGHLPGGNAPREFIDNVLFLFVANGVTIVRGMQGDPRQFGIRDSVMQGLTIGPTLVLGSPAMSGQDVQTVEDARRLVREYKEAGYDLLKIHEGLSPEVYQAIVETAREVDIPYGGHVPDAVGLHGALEAGQITIDHLDNYILAAERDDSPLRDAPPLERALKLALYLDESKIPALAEATRRAGAWVIPTLPLWEVLMGASEPAEVLLERPEVKYVPHEAVQQWANWVRTLQERVDREGARAHIEFRKRMLKALADAGVGILLGSDAPQIFSVPGFSIHREMRAMVEAGLTPYQVLESGTRNVAVYLGTPDEFGTVSPGRRADLILLEANPLEDVANVARRAGVMVRGRWLPESEIQERLARIAANYAVE; encoded by the coding sequence ATGTCCACCCGCATCCTCCATCTGCCGGTGCGGAGGAGGTCCGACACGCGCGGCCACCCGCTCTTCCGCACGGCCGTGGCCGCACTGGCGCTGCTCGTTGCCGCGGCGCCGACGTGGCGCCAGCCCCACCCGGCCCGCGCCGCCGCGCCGCCCGCCCCCGGCACCGAGCCGGCCCGGCAGCCGGGCACGGTTGCGTTCATCGGCGTGAACGTCGTGCCAATGGATCGCGAACGCGTGATCGAGAACCAGACCGTGCTGGTCCGGGACGGCCGGATCGTCGAGGTCGGCCCCGCGGCGGAGGTGCAGGTGCCGACCGGCGCGCTCCGCGTGGACGCGGCGGGCAAGTACCTGATGCCCGGGCTCGCCGAGATGCACGGCCACCTCCCCGGCGGGAACGCGCCGCGCGAGTTCATCGACAACGTTCTGTTCCTGTTCGTGGCGAACGGCGTGACCATCGTGCGGGGCATGCAGGGCGATCCACGCCAGTTCGGCATCCGCGACAGCGTGATGCAGGGGTTGACGATCGGCCCGACGCTCGTGCTGGGCAGCCCCGCCATGAGCGGGCAGGACGTCCAGACCGTCGAGGACGCGCGCCGGCTCGTGCGCGAGTACAAGGAGGCCGGCTACGACCTGCTCAAGATCCACGAGGGGCTGAGCCCTGAAGTGTACCAGGCGATCGTCGAGACGGCCCGCGAGGTGGACATCCCGTACGGCGGCCACGTGCCCGACGCCGTCGGCCTGCACGGCGCGCTGGAGGCCGGCCAGATCACCATCGACCATCTCGACAACTACATCCTCGCCGCCGAGCGAGACGACTCGCCGCTGCGCGACGCGCCGCCGCTGGAGCGCGCCCTGAAGCTCGCGCTGTACCTCGACGAGTCGAAGATCCCCGCCCTTGCCGAGGCCACGCGGCGGGCGGGTGCCTGGGTGATCCCGACCCTGCCGCTGTGGGAGGTGCTCATGGGCGCGAGCGAGCCGGCGGAGGTGCTCCTCGAGCGGCCGGAGGTCAAGTACGTGCCGCACGAGGCGGTACAGCAGTGGGCGAACTGGGTGCGCACCCTGCAGGAGCGCGTGGACCGCGAGGGGGCGCGTGCACACATCGAGTTCCGCAAGCGGATGCTCAAGGCGCTCGCGGACGCCGGCGTCGGCATCCTGCTCGGCTCGGACGCGCCGCAGATCTTCAGCGTGCCGGGCTTCTCGATCCACCGTGAGATGCGCGCGATGGTGGAGGCCGGGCTCACGCCGTACCAGGTGCTGGAGTCGGGGACGCGGAACGTCGCGGTCTACCTCGGCACGCCGGACGAGTTCGGGACGGTGTCGCCGGGCAGGCGCGCGGACCTGATCCTGCTCGAGGCGAACCCGCTCGAGGACGTGGCCAACGTGGCGCGGCGCGCGGGTGTGATGGTGCGCGGGCGGTGGCTGCCCGAGAGCGAGATCCAGGAGCGCCTGGCCCGCATTGCGGCGAACTACGCGGTGGAGTGA
- a CDS encoding aminotransferase, with product MEVRTVDVGAGPQAPAGEAPAPRISTRAAGVAGSQILRVAAEIRELLSRGVPVCNLTVGDFKPTEFPIPASLRDRIEAALRQGETNYPPTGGLPVLRESVCVLYREWLGRECTPDSVIITAGVRPGIYAAYHVLLDPGDRAVFSVPSWNNTYYAALAGAEAVPLVCGPESGFLPTPEQLEPVLRGARLLVLNSPLNPAGTVMAEDTLRAICELVLQENRRRGAHERPLYLLFDQVYWMLTFGTAQHHDPVALCPDIAPYTVVVDGISKAFAATGLRVGWAVGPADIMRCMADLTAHAGAWAPRPEQVAVAGMLRARDEIAEYHATMKRAVQQRLDALYRGLAGLRDKGAPIEVFEPAGAIYLSVRFGLNGRTTPEGTTLQTNEDIRSYLLRQAGLGAVPFQAFGVPSDDGWFRLSVGAVSMAEIEALLPRLEAAIAAVS from the coding sequence ATGGAAGTTCGGACAGTAGACGTTGGAGCGGGCCCCCAGGCCCCCGCCGGCGAGGCGCCGGCCCCGCGGATCTCCACCAGGGCGGCCGGCGTCGCTGGCTCCCAGATCCTGCGCGTCGCCGCCGAGATCCGCGAGCTCCTATCCCGGGGCGTCCCGGTCTGCAACCTCACCGTCGGCGACTTCAAGCCCACGGAGTTCCCGATCCCCGCGTCGCTGCGGGACCGCATCGAGGCCGCGCTCCGGCAGGGCGAGACCAACTACCCGCCCACCGGCGGCCTCCCCGTGCTGCGGGAGAGCGTCTGCGTGCTGTACCGCGAGTGGCTCGGCCGGGAGTGCACGCCCGACTCCGTCATCATCACCGCCGGCGTCCGGCCGGGGATCTACGCCGCCTACCACGTGCTCCTCGACCCGGGCGACCGCGCCGTCTTCTCCGTGCCGTCCTGGAACAACACCTACTACGCCGCGCTGGCCGGCGCCGAGGCCGTGCCCCTCGTCTGCGGTCCGGAGAGCGGCTTCCTGCCCACACCCGAGCAGCTCGAGCCCGTGCTCCGCGGAGCGCGGCTCCTCGTGCTCAACTCGCCCCTCAACCCCGCGGGTACCGTGATGGCCGAGGACACGCTGCGGGCCATCTGCGAACTCGTCCTCCAGGAGAACCGGCGCCGCGGCGCGCACGAGCGGCCGCTCTACCTGCTCTTCGACCAGGTCTACTGGATGCTGACGTTCGGCACGGCACAACACCACGACCCGGTGGCGCTGTGCCCCGACATCGCGCCCTACACCGTCGTCGTGGACGGCATCTCCAAGGCCTTCGCCGCCACCGGCCTGCGCGTCGGCTGGGCCGTCGGCCCGGCGGACATCATGCGCTGCATGGCCGACCTCACCGCCCACGCGGGCGCCTGGGCGCCCCGTCCCGAGCAGGTCGCGGTGGCCGGCATGCTCCGGGCCCGGGACGAGATCGCCGAGTACCACGCCACCATGAAGCGCGCGGTGCAACAGCGGCTCGACGCGCTGTACCGCGGCCTCGCCGGGCTGCGGGACAAGGGGGCCCCCATCGAGGTGTTCGAACCCGCCGGCGCCATCTACCTCAGCGTCCGCTTCGGCCTCAACGGCCGCACCACGCCGGAGGGAACCACCCTCCAAACCAACGAGGACATCCGCTCCTACCTCCTCCGCCAGGCGGGCCTCGGCGCCGTGCCGTTCCAGGCCTTCGGCGTGCCGAGCGACGACGGCTGGTTCCGCCTCTCCGTCGGCGCCGTCTCCATGGCGGAGATCGAAGCGCTGCTGCCGCGGCTCGAGGCGGCGATCGCCGCCGTGAGCTGA
- a CDS encoding DUF4440 domain-containing protein yields MPKGRIRRWYTALALALAGCAGAPTPDAPFEETLAAHIQAIQNRDLAALEATITADDELVLIFPGGQRTTTREEYLAFHREWFASDTWTMSFERVGVIEGRDFAVAMVRTLYEDVQDGVPVQSRSWLTLTFRNENGRWALFHDQNTRIP; encoded by the coding sequence ATGCCGAAGGGCCGCATACGGCGATGGTACACGGCGCTCGCGCTTGCCCTGGCCGGGTGCGCGGGCGCCCCGACCCCGGACGCCCCGTTCGAGGAAACGCTGGCCGCGCACATCCAGGCCATCCAGAACCGCGACCTCGCCGCACTCGAGGCGACGATCACCGCGGATGACGAGCTCGTCCTCATCTTCCCCGGCGGCCAGCGCACGACGACCCGCGAGGAGTACCTGGCGTTCCACCGCGAGTGGTTCGCCAGCGACACCTGGACGATGAGCTTCGAGCGCGTGGGCGTCATCGAGGGGCGCGACTTCGCCGTCGCAATGGTCCGTACCCTGTACGAAGACGTGCAGGACGGCGTGCCCGTGCAGAGCCGGAGCTGGCTGACCCTGACCTTCCGCAACGAAAACGGCCGCTGGGCGCTCTTCCACGACCAGAACACGCGGATCCCGTAG